The following are from one region of the Nicotiana tabacum cultivar K326 chromosome 3, ASM71507v2, whole genome shotgun sequence genome:
- the LOC107795373 gene encoding 3beta-hydroxysteroid-dehydrogenase/decarboxylase, whose product MGEGEEKWCVVTGGRGFAARHLVEMLIRYEIYHVRIADLGPSIKLEPAEEKGILGQALQSGRAVYVSMDLRNKSRVLKACEGAEVVFHMAAPDSSINNHQLHYSVNVQGTQNIIDACIELKVKRLIYTSSPSVVFDGVHGILNGDESLPYPAKHNDFYSATKAEGEALIIKSNGTKGLLTCCIRPSSLFGPGDRLLVPSLVAAAKAGKSKFIIGDGNNMYDFTYVENVAHAHVCAERALASGGAVAEKAAGNAYFVTNMEPIKFWEFVSLILEGLGYDRPSIKIPASVMMPIAHLVELTYKLFAPFGMKVPQLTPSRIRLLSRSRTFSCSKASDRIGYTPIVPLQEGLRRTIESYPHLRAEHGQGKEGPSKSSASLWMFFLMVVFSLLILSILGTISPWILFGIGIAAAFVVFFICDKRKKK is encoded by the exons ATGGGTGAAGGAGAAGAGAAATGGTGTGTGGTGACTGGTGGAAGAGGCTTTGCTGCTCGGCATTTAGTGGAAATGCTGATTCGTTATGAAATCTATCATGTTCGCATTGCTGATTTGGGTCCATCCATTAAACTTGAGCCTGCTGAGGAAAAGGGTATACTTGGTCAAGCCCTGCAATCAGGCCGTGCTGTATATGTATCCATGGATCTTCGTAACAAATCCCGAGTCCTCAAAG CTTGTGAAGGAGCTGAGGTTGTCTTCCACATGGCTGCTCCAGATTCATCAATCAACAACCACCAGCTCCACTATTCAGTTAATGTGCAAG GAACCCAGAATATAATTGATGCTTGCATTGAGCTGAAAGTGAAAAGACTTATTTACACCAGCTCTCCCAGTGTGGTGTTTGATGGAGTTCATGGAATTCTAAATGGGGATGAATCACTGCCATATCCTGCTAAG CATAATGATTTCTACTCTGCAACCAAAGCTGAAGGAGAGGCACTTATTATCAAGTCAAATGGTACCAAAGGGTTGCTGACATGCTGCATTAGACCTAGCAGTCTTTTTGGCCCTGGTGATAGGCTGCTCGTTCCTTCACTAGTTGCAGCTGCAAAGGCAGGAAAATCAAAG TTCATTATTGGTGATGGCAACAACATGTATGATTTCACTTACGTGGAGAATGTAGCACATGCTCATGTGTGTGCAGAACGAGCTCTAGCATCAGGAGGAGCAGTTGCAGAGAAAGCTGCTGGGAAT GCATATTTTGTCACGAACATGGAGCCCATTAAGTTTTGGGAGTTTGTCTCACTTATTCTTGAAGGTCTTGGCTATGACAG GCCAAGTATTAAGATTCCTGCATCTGTTATGATGCCAATTGCACATTTGGTGGAGCTGACTTATAAGCTGTTCGCTCCTTTTGGAATGAAGGTCCCACAGCTAACTCCTTCAAGAATCAGACTCCTATCTCGCAGCAGAACATTTAGTTGTTCAAAAGCAAGTGATCGAATAGGATACACACCTATTGTCCCACTTCAG GAGGGCCTTAGGAGGACAATTGAGTCATATCCACATTTGAGAGCTGAACATGGGCAAGGAAAGGAAGGTCCTTCTAAATCATCTGCATCTCTTTGGATGTTCTTCCTCATG